DNA sequence from the Paenibacillus azoreducens genome:
GGCGAAAAATCCGCTGGAACTGAATCTAATCGGCGATGTTATGACCGAAGAAGAAATTTGGTCTTGTACGACATGCCGCAATTGCGAAGACCAATGCCCGGTTGGCAATGAGCATGTGGATAAAATCATTGATTTGCGCAGACATCTGGTGCTGATGGAGGGCAGCGTTCCGGTCGAAGGCCAGCGCGCCCTGCAAAATATCGAAAGACAAAGTAATCCATGGGGCATAAGCCGGGGAGACCGCGCCAATTGGAGCGGGGAAGTGGAAGGGATCAAGGTGCCGACCGTCAAGGATAATCCCGGTTTTGAATATTTGTTTTTTGTCGGTTCTATGGGCTCTTACGATCTCCGCAGCCGTAAAATCTCCCGTGCTTTTGCCAGATTACTGAATGAAGCGGGGATCAATTACGCCATTCTGGGCAACGAGGAGAAAAATTCAGGCGATACGCCGCGCCGGATGGGCAATGAAATGCTGTTTCAGCAGCTTTGCATGGAGAACATCGAGATTTTCGAGAAATACGGCGTACAAAAAATCGTAACCGCGTGTCCTCACACTTTTAATACATTCAAAAACGAATATCCGGAGTTTGGCCTCGAAGGAGTGGAAGTCATTCACCATTCGCAGCTTCTGGACCAATTGATCCGCGAGGGCAAGCTAATGCCCAAACATGAAGTCAAGGAACGCGTCACCTATCATGACTCCTGTTATCTCGGCCGCTACAACAACGTTTATGATCAGCCGCGCAATGTGCTTAGAGCCATCCCTGGGGTGGAGCTGGTCGAAATGAAACGCACCCGGGAAAACGCCATGTGCTGCGGCGCCGGCGGCGGCATGATGTGGATGGAGGAGACCTCCGGCAAACGCGTCAATCTGGCGCGCACGGAGCAGGCTCTTGAAGTGAATCCAAGCATGATCAGCAGCGCCTGTCCTTACTGCCTGACGATGATGGAGGACGGAACGAAAATGAAGGAAGTCGAAGACCGTGTGAAAGCGAAGGATATCGCGGAAATATTGGAGTTTTCCGTATTCGGCGATCAACCCGCTCACAATAAAGGATTAGAAATGGAGGCAAGCGCAAAATGAACAAAACCATTCGCAAAGCGGCCGTGATCGGCTCCGGAATTATGGGTTCCGGTATCGCGGCACATCTGGCCAACGTCGGAATTTCATGCTTACTGCTGGATGTGGTGCCTAAGCAGCTGACGGAAGAAGAAGCGGTAAAAGGCTTGACTCTTGAAAACCCGGCCGTAAGAAACAGACTGGCGCTATCTGCGATTGCGAAGCTGGCCAAAACGAAACCGGCCCCCCTTTATGACAACTCGTTTGCAAGCCGCATCACGGCAGGGAATCTGGAAGACGATCTGTCTAAGTTGGCCCAAGTGGACTGGATCATTGAAGTCGTCGTCGAAAATCTGGAAGTCAAGAAAGGACTGTTGCAAAAAATCGAAAGCGTCTGGACGCCGGGAACGATCGTCAGCTCCAATACATCCGGGATTTCGATCAACGACATGGCAGCTTCATGCGGCGACGAGTTCAAAGAGCATTTTATGGGCACGCACTTCTTTAACCCGCCGCGATATATGAAGTTGCTTGAAATCATCCCTGGTGAGCATACCCGGCCGGAGCTTGTATCCTTTATGAAAGGCTTCTGCGAAAAGGTGCTTGGTAAAGGCGTTGTACTGGCCAAGGACACGCCAAACTTTATCGGCAACCGAATCGGAACCTATGGATTGTTGGTCACGCTCAAGGAAATGACGGAAAACGGATTTACCGTCGAGGAAGTCGATGCGGTTACCGGCCCTGCCATGGGGCGCCCGAAGAGCGCAACCTTCCGCACGTTGGATCTGGTGGGGCTGGATACATTCGTGCATGTGGCGGATAACGTCTACAATCACGTGTTGAGCGAATCCGAAAGGTCGATATTTGCGGTTCCCCCTATGCTCCAAACCATGGTTGAGAAAGGTTGGCTTGGCGAGAAGTCCGGTCAAGGATTTTATGTCAAGAAAAAAGTTTCGGGCGGCAGCGAAATACTCTCGCTTGATCTGACATCAATGGAATATGTACCGCAGAAGAAACCGAAGTCGGCTTCACTGGAAGCTGCCAAGCTGGCCAAAGGGGCGAAGGAAAAAACCAAGGCATTGCTTGCAGCCAATGACCGTTATTCCAAATTGGCGTGGGACATTCTAAAGCAGGTGCTCGTTTATTCGGCGGAAAAGGTCGGCGAAATTGCGGATTCAATTCAAGAAATCGATGATGCCATGAAGTGGGGCTTTTCTTGGGAGCTCGGGCCGTTTGAGGCTTGGGATGCGATCGGGCTTCAGCGTTCAGTCGAACGGATGGAGGCGGAAGGTTTGTCCGTGCCGGCATGGGTCAAGGAATGGATCGCGGCCGGAAACAGCTCTTTCTATAAGAAAGAAGAAGGAAAGCTGTATTCCATTCAGATCGGCACATCGCAGTATAAAGAAGTGGAATTTGCGCCCGAAGTCATCAATCTGCGCAGCCTGAAAGAAAGAAATAAAGTCATCAAGGGCAATAGCGGTGCAAGCCTGATCGATCTGGGCGATGATGTAGCATGCCTGGAATTCCATTCGCCAAACAATGCGATCGGCGAAGACATCCTGAGCATGATTACTCAGAGTTTGGATGAAGTCAGAAAAAATTATAAGGGTATGGTTATTGCCAACCAGGGACGTAATTTTTGCGTCGGAGCCAATATCATGCTCCTGCTTATGGAAGCCCAGGATGAAGAGTGGGATGAAATCAACGGCATCATTCATCAATTCCAAAACACGATGTATAAGGTGAAACGCTTTGAAAAACCGGTCGTAGCCGCTCCTCACCGGATGTGCCTCGGCGGCGGGGTGGAAGCCTGCATGCCTGCCGATCAGGTAGTGGCTTCCGCGGAAACCTATTACGGCTTGGTCGAAGTCGGGGTAGGGTTGATTCCTGCGGGCGGTGGCTGCAAAGAGCTGGCGCTTCGCGCAAGTCAGCAGGCGATCGTGGACGGCGTTGAACTGCAGCCGTTCATCAATCACGCATTCCAAACGGTTGGTACGGCTACCGTATCCAGCAGCGGTTATGACGCGAAAAGACTTGGATATCTTCGGCCTACCGACCGGGTGGTGGCTAATCAGGACTTTTCCATCCATGAAGCCAAACAGACGGTGCTGGGGTTTGCAAATACGGACTACAAGCCGATTCCAGAAGAAAAAATCCGCGTCGCCGGTTCCGAAGGCAAAGCGGTGCTGCAGCTTGGAGCCATTGAAATGAAGCGCGGCGGATATATCACTGATCATGACCTGCTCATAGCCAAAAAATTGGCGCATGTGCTCGCCGGCGGCGATGTCCCTGCCGGATCGCTTGTGACCGAGCAGTATATGCTCGATCTGGAACGCGAGGCATTCCTCAGTCTTTGCGGCGAACCGAAAACGCAGCAGCGGATGCACTATATGCTAACTAAAGGCAAGGCACTCCGAAACTAACATCCCAGGGAGGGTGAAATCGAATGAGAGAAGCAGTAATCGTATCCATGGCCCGTACCGCCATCGGAAAAGCCAAAAAAGGCAGTTTGGCGCAAACCAGGGCGGATGATCTCGGGAAAGCCGTATTAGAAGCGGTCATTGAGCGTGCTCCGGGTCTGCGCAAAGAAGATGTGGAGGATATCATCATCGGCTGCGCCATGCCGGAAGGGGAACAGGGGCTCAACTTTGCCCGCATTATGTCGCTGTATGCCGGTTTCCCGGTGACGGTTCCGGCGTTGACCATCAACCGCTTTTGTTCATCCGGATTGCAGTCTATCGCCTTTGCCGCAGAGCGGGTGATGCTCGGCCAAGCGGATGTGCTGATTGCCGGCGGCGTGGAAAGCATGAGCCATGTGCCGATGACCGGATTCAAAATTTCTCCGAACCCCAATATCGTGGCCGAAATGCCTGAAGTGTATATCGGAATGGGGCATACGGCGGAGGAAGTTGCGGAGCGTTTCGGGATTTCCCGCGAGGATCAGGATCGGTTTGCGGCACGTTCCCATGAGAAGGCGGCCAAGGCGATTGCGGAAGGAAAATTCAAAGATGAAATCATCCCCGTTCAGGTTGAACTGAAAAGCGTGAACGAGAAAGGAAAAATTCTTGCCAAATCCATTACATTCGATACCGATGAAGGCGTTCGCGCGGATACAACGGTTGATATTCTAGGCAAGCTAAAACCTTCGTTTAAACTGAATGGTACCGTAACCGCGGGCAATGCTTCGCAAACAAGCGACGGTGCGGCAGCCGTGGTCGTCATGAGCCGGGAAAAAGCGGAGGAGCTCGGCCTGAAGCCGCTGGCTACCTTCCGTTCCTTTGCACTCAGCGGCGTGGAACCGGAAATCATGGGCGTCGGGCCGGTAAAGGCGATCCCAAAGGCACTGAAAATGGCAGGGATAACGCAAGATGACGTGAAGCTTTTTGAAATCAATGAGGCATTTGCTTCCCAATGTGTTCATATCATTCGGGAGCTGGGTCTAGATGAAGAAAAGGTTAACGTCAACGGCGGCGCAATTGCGCTTGGACACCCGCTCGGCTGTACGGGAACCAAGCTGACCGCAACGCTCATTAACGAACTTCGCCGTCAAGGCGGGGGGCATGGAGTGGTATCCATGTGTATCGGAGGCGGCATGGGAGCAGCAGGCGTTTTTGAAGTTCATGCGGACTGACCAAGGGCGGCCATATCTATAAGCTCACGCCAGGATCAGATTGCGTGTTCATGTTGTTTTCTTGCGATATCCATGAGGAAGTATCTTTAAGAATTTAACTTTACGATATCTGAAAAAGGAGAGGTAACACATGAGTACTACAATAAACAAAGTGGTTGGCGGCAGTTTTGTAATTGAAGATACCGATTTCAGCCAGATCGTAACGCCGGAGGATTTTACCGAAGAACATCGCATGATTGCGCAGACGACAGCGGATTTCGTAGAAGGAGAAATCATCCCGCATGATGAAGAAATTGAGAAGCTGAATTATGAATTGACCGTAGAAAAAATGCGCAAAGCCGGCGAGCTTGGCCTCTTGGGAGCGGATGTACCCGAAGCTTACGGCGGGCTTGGCCTGGATAAGGTCAGTTCCACGCTGATCAATGAAAATCTGACAAAAGCCTCCGCATTTGCGCTTTCCATCGGAGCCCATGTGGGGATCGGCACGCTGCCTATCGTATATTTCGGAACGGAGGAACAGAAACAGAAGTATTTGCCTCTGCTTGCGACCGGCGAAAAAATCGCGGCGTATTGCCTGACGGAACCTTCCTCCGGTTCGGACGCGCTGGGCGCCAAAGCTACAGCCACATTATCGGATGACGGCGAATATTATATTTTGAACGGAACGAAGCAGTTCATCACAAATGGCGGTTTCGCGGACGTGTTTATCGTATACGCCAAAGTGGACGGCAAAGATTTCAGCACCTTTATCGTCGAACGTACGATGGAAGGCGTGAGCACCGGTCCGGAAGAGAAGAAGATGGGCATCAAAGGCTCCTCGACCTGCCAACTGATCTTGGAGGATGTGAAGGTTCCCGTCGAAAATCTGCTTTGGGAAGTTGGCAAAGGGCATCTGATCGCGTTTAACATCCTGAATATCGGACGCTTTAAACTGGCTGCAGGCTGCGTGGGCGCATCCAAAGACACGATTGCTCTCGCCGCCGAATACGCCAACGAACGTACGCAGTTCGGACGCAAAATCTCATCTTTCCCGCTGATTGGCAAAAAACTTGCCGACATGAACACGAAAGCGTATGTGCTCGAAAGTATGGTTTACCGCACGGCCGGACTTTTCGATGTAGGTTTGTCCGAAGTGGATCACAGCAGCCCGCAGGTGGGATATCAATCCGCCAAAGCGATTGCCGAATACCAGCTTGAATGCTCCATCAATAAGGTGTTCGGTTCCGAAGTGCTGGATTTTATCGTGGATGAAGGCGTACAGATCCATGGCGGCTACGGTTTTACTCAGGAATACCGGGTGGAACGCAATTACCGCGATTCCCGCATCAATCGCATTTTCGAAGGCACGAACGAAATTAACCGCCTGCTTATTCCGGGAGCTTTGGTCAAAAAAGCGATGAAAGGCGAACTGCCGCTTCTGCAAAAAGCGATGGCGCTGCAGAATGAGCTGATGGAGCCGATTCCGAACCAGCTGTTCGAAGGCACGCTTGAACAGGAAGCCCATCTCTTGAAAATGTCGAAAAAGATCTTCCTGATGTGCGGTGCCGGGGCCGTTCAGAAATACCAAATGAAGCTCGAAGAGCAGCAGGAAATTTTGAGCGATCTGGCCGACATGATGATTTCCGTATTTGCGATGGAAAGCGCGCTGCTGCGCACGCAAAAATTAATCGACCGCTCCGGCGAAGACAAAGCGAAACTTGCCATTCAAATGACGACGGTGTTTATGCATGAGGAATTCGTAAAAATCGAAAATTGGGCCAAGGAAGTGCTGGCGGCCATGGAATCGGGAGATACCCTCCGGACGCAGCTGTCAGTCTTGAAGAAACTTGCCCGTAAACCGCCGATCGATACGCTTGGCATCAAACGCGAAATTGCTGCGAAGGTAATCGACTCGGAAGCATACGTTTTGTAATTTTGTGAGATGGGGTGGCCTGGATGCCGAATAATCCATGGTTAGAACATTATCCTGAGGAGGTCCCGCACAGTTACGATTATCCGAAGCAAAACTTGGCAAAGTTCTTGATCGATTCCGCTGCTTCATATCCGGAACATATTGCCCTTGAGTTTCTCGGGAAAAGCATCACCTATTCCAGTTTGCTTCAATCGGTTTACCGCTTTGCGAACGCCCTGCATCGTCTGGGCGTTCGCAAAGGAGACCGGGTCGCCATCATGCTGCCGAATTGTCCGCAAGGAGTGATTGCCTATTATGGCACACTCCTTATTGGCGGTATTGTGGTTATGACCAACCCGCTTTATGTCCCGCGTGAAATCGAGCATCAGCTGACAGACTCAGGCGCGAAAATCATCGTGACGATGGACGCGCTGGTGGAACGGGTCAATAAGGCGATGGAGCGTCATCCGATGCAGCATATCATTGTGACTTCCATAAAGGATTACCTCCCTTTTCCGAAAAATATGCTTTATCCCATTAAAGCCAAGAAAGACGGCATGTTCGTTAAAATCGAATATAACGAGCGGATATTGTCATTTGTCCAATTTCTCAAAGACTCTGCCGATACACCGCTTGAGGTTCCCGTTGATCCCGAAAATGATTTGGCACTGATTCAATATACTGGCGGAACGACCGGGTTTGCCAAAGGCGTCATGCTGACGCATATGAACTTGGTGTCCAACACCATCCAATCCCATCTTTGGTTCTATCAATCTCAAAAAGGCGTAGAAAAGTATCTCGGCGCACTGCCGTTTTTTCATGTATTTGGTCTGACCGTACTCTTAAATAAAGCGATGTTTACCGCAGGTACGTTGATTCTGATTCCGCGTTTCCAGATTGACGACGTACTCAAGACGATCGATAAGAAAAAACCGACTTTATTTCCGGGTGCTCCTACCATGTATATCGCAGTCATTCATCATCCGGAGGTCAGCCGCTTCGATCTGTCCTCTATCAAAGTCTGTATCAGCGGTGCGGCTCCGCTTCCTGTAGAAGTTCAGGAGCGTTTCGAGAAAATAACGGGCGGAAAGCTGATTGAGGGGTACGGATTAACGGAGGCTTCACCGGTAACGCATGCCAATAACATTTGGGGCAAACGCAAAACAGGCTCCATTGGCATTCCGTTTCCGGATACGCTTGCCAAGGTCGTTCATCCAGAGACGGGTGAAGAGATGCCTCTGGGCGAAATCGGCGAACTAGTCGTTAAAGGACCACAGGTGATGAAGGGGTATTGGAACCGTCCGGAGGAGACGGAGCGGGTGCTGCGTGACGGCTGGCTGCTCACAGGCGACCTGGCGTGCATGGATGATGAAGGTTTCTTTTATATTCTGGACCGTCGCAAGGACCTGATCATTGCCGGTGGCTACAACATTTATCCGCGTGAGGTCGAAGAAGTGCTCTTTGAGCATCCCGATGTCGAAGAGGCGGTCGTCGCCGGGATCAGCGATCCTTACCGGGGCGAAAATGTAAAGGCTTACATCGTACTGCGTAAAGGCTCGACGACGACGGAGCAAGAACT
Encoded proteins:
- a CDS encoding 3-hydroxyacyl-CoA dehydrogenase/enoyl-CoA hydratase family protein; translation: MNKTIRKAAVIGSGIMGSGIAAHLANVGISCLLLDVVPKQLTEEEAVKGLTLENPAVRNRLALSAIAKLAKTKPAPLYDNSFASRITAGNLEDDLSKLAQVDWIIEVVVENLEVKKGLLQKIESVWTPGTIVSSNTSGISINDMAASCGDEFKEHFMGTHFFNPPRYMKLLEIIPGEHTRPELVSFMKGFCEKVLGKGVVLAKDTPNFIGNRIGTYGLLVTLKEMTENGFTVEEVDAVTGPAMGRPKSATFRTLDLVGLDTFVHVADNVYNHVLSESERSIFAVPPMLQTMVEKGWLGEKSGQGFYVKKKVSGGSEILSLDLTSMEYVPQKKPKSASLEAAKLAKGAKEKTKALLAANDRYSKLAWDILKQVLVYSAEKVGEIADSIQEIDDAMKWGFSWELGPFEAWDAIGLQRSVERMEAEGLSVPAWVKEWIAAGNSSFYKKEEGKLYSIQIGTSQYKEVEFAPEVINLRSLKERNKVIKGNSGASLIDLGDDVACLEFHSPNNAIGEDILSMITQSLDEVRKNYKGMVIANQGRNFCVGANIMLLLMEAQDEEWDEINGIIHQFQNTMYKVKRFEKPVVAAPHRMCLGGGVEACMPADQVVASAETYYGLVEVGVGLIPAGGGCKELALRASQQAIVDGVELQPFINHAFQTVGTATVSSSGYDAKRLGYLRPTDRVVANQDFSIHEAKQTVLGFANTDYKPIPEEKIRVAGSEGKAVLQLGAIEMKRGGYITDHDLLIAKKLAHVLAGGDVPAGSLVTEQYMLDLEREAFLSLCGEPKTQQRMHYMLTKGKALRN
- a CDS encoding acetyl-CoA C-acetyltransferase, which gives rise to MREAVIVSMARTAIGKAKKGSLAQTRADDLGKAVLEAVIERAPGLRKEDVEDIIIGCAMPEGEQGLNFARIMSLYAGFPVTVPALTINRFCSSGLQSIAFAAERVMLGQADVLIAGGVESMSHVPMTGFKISPNPNIVAEMPEVYIGMGHTAEEVAERFGISREDQDRFAARSHEKAAKAIAEGKFKDEIIPVQVELKSVNEKGKILAKSITFDTDEGVRADTTVDILGKLKPSFKLNGTVTAGNASQTSDGAAAVVVMSREKAEELGLKPLATFRSFALSGVEPEIMGVGPVKAIPKALKMAGITQDDVKLFEINEAFASQCVHIIRELGLDEEKVNVNGGAIALGHPLGCTGTKLTATLINELRRQGGGHGVVSMCIGGGMGAAGVFEVHAD
- a CDS encoding acyl-CoA dehydrogenase family protein produces the protein MSTTINKVVGGSFVIEDTDFSQIVTPEDFTEEHRMIAQTTADFVEGEIIPHDEEIEKLNYELTVEKMRKAGELGLLGADVPEAYGGLGLDKVSSTLINENLTKASAFALSIGAHVGIGTLPIVYFGTEEQKQKYLPLLATGEKIAAYCLTEPSSGSDALGAKATATLSDDGEYYILNGTKQFITNGGFADVFIVYAKVDGKDFSTFIVERTMEGVSTGPEEKKMGIKGSSTCQLILEDVKVPVENLLWEVGKGHLIAFNILNIGRFKLAAGCVGASKDTIALAAEYANERTQFGRKISSFPLIGKKLADMNTKAYVLESMVYRTAGLFDVGLSEVDHSSPQVGYQSAKAIAEYQLECSINKVFGSEVLDFIVDEGVQIHGGYGFTQEYRVERNYRDSRINRIFEGTNEINRLLIPGALVKKAMKGELPLLQKAMALQNELMEPIPNQLFEGTLEQEAHLLKMSKKIFLMCGAGAVQKYQMKLEEQQEILSDLADMMISVFAMESALLRTQKLIDRSGEDKAKLAIQMTTVFMHEEFVKIENWAKEVLAAMESGDTLRTQLSVLKKLARKPPIDTLGIKREIAAKVIDSEAYVL
- a CDS encoding AMP-binding protein; this encodes MPNNPWLEHYPEEVPHSYDYPKQNLAKFLIDSAASYPEHIALEFLGKSITYSSLLQSVYRFANALHRLGVRKGDRVAIMLPNCPQGVIAYYGTLLIGGIVVMTNPLYVPREIEHQLTDSGAKIIVTMDALVERVNKAMERHPMQHIIVTSIKDYLPFPKNMLYPIKAKKDGMFVKIEYNERILSFVQFLKDSADTPLEVPVDPENDLALIQYTGGTTGFAKGVMLTHMNLVSNTIQSHLWFYQSQKGVEKYLGALPFFHVFGLTVLLNKAMFTAGTLILIPRFQIDDVLKTIDKKKPTLFPGAPTMYIAVIHHPEVSRFDLSSIKVCISGAAPLPVEVQERFEKITGGKLIEGYGLTEASPVTHANNIWGKRKTGSIGIPFPDTLAKVVHPETGEEMPLGEIGELVVKGPQVMKGYWNRPEETERVLRDGWLLTGDLACMDDEGFFYILDRRKDLIIAGGYNIYPREVEEVLFEHPDVEEAVVAGISDPYRGENVKAYIVLRKGSTTTEQELKSWCKDRLAVYKVPKIYEFRESLPKTLVGKVLRRKLIEEENEKLVNQSRVDL